The Pelagibacterium halotolerans B2 genome has a segment encoding these proteins:
- a CDS encoding helix-hairpin-helix domain-containing protein — protein sequence MMKAAERIYLNADKSRAVPEGHKDAAFLYAAIGDEIPDSAAEKYRLTDGRAKPEGKPAQKPEKPRTPKSNPNGTQKPQTGATPKDEAHELTKVKGIGAGTAKALAAAGVDTIAALAGVDPASPPALEGWRGIANWQDWVAEAKALGAPNTDQE from the coding sequence ATGATGAAGGCCGCAGAACGCATCTATCTCAATGCCGACAAGTCACGCGCCGTCCCCGAAGGGCACAAGGATGCCGCCTTTCTCTATGCCGCCATCGGAGACGAAATCCCCGACAGCGCCGCCGAGAAATACCGCCTCACGGACGGACGCGCCAAACCCGAAGGCAAGCCGGCGCAAAAGCCGGAAAAACCGAGAACGCCCAAGTCCAATCCGAACGGGACGCAAAAGCCCCAGACCGGCGCGACCCCCAAGGACGAAGCCCATGAGCTGACAAAGGTCAAGGGCATCGGGGCGGGAACGGCAAAGGCTCTTGCCGCTGCCGGGGTCGACACCATCGCCGCGCTGGCCGGGGTCGACCCGGCCAGTCCGCCGGCGCTCGAAGGTTGGCGCGGAATTGCCAATTGGCAGGATTGGGTGGCCGAGGCGAAGGCGCTGGGCGCACCGAACACAGACCAGGAATAA
- a CDS encoding phage major capsid protein — protein sequence MSTLTQVREKLAAKQDALGKVFEEAKTDDGTYDFQKVSKDTIKSNLGDDLKTTIDIVKRVNEKNAELDELGKEAEALEAAEKAAGSHADREKVKSRLPMPGEKGGDRERPRVKSLGELLAEEKAYEDWIKRGTPGGIDFSYDMLPSEALAKGMQIETILTKALMSTGAGFAPESVRMPGFVEAATRPLQLIDIIPMSPIGQAAVKYMEETTRTHGAAEKAEGAAYGESEFAFTERSSDVRKITDSLPVTDEQLEDVLMMQGYINGRLTFGLRQRLDTQAYVGNGTAPNLRGIVNVSGIQTQAKGADPVPDAFFKAMTKIRTVGRAIPTHHVMHPTDWQGVRLLRTTDGVYIWGSPSEAGPERMWGLPVVQNEARAAGSGMVGSFQPAWISAFERKGVDIQVGYVGTQFAEGKRTVRGDMRVALVIFRPAAFCDVTGL from the coding sequence ATGTCCACCCTGACCCAAGTCCGCGAGAAGCTCGCGGCGAAACAGGATGCCCTCGGCAAGGTCTTTGAAGAGGCCAAGACCGATGATGGCACCTATGATTTCCAGAAGGTGTCGAAAGACACGATCAAATCCAATCTGGGCGACGATCTGAAAACCACGATCGACATCGTCAAGCGCGTCAACGAGAAGAACGCCGAGCTCGACGAACTGGGCAAGGAAGCCGAGGCGCTCGAAGCGGCCGAAAAGGCGGCGGGCAGCCATGCCGACCGCGAGAAGGTTAAGAGCCGCCTGCCCATGCCTGGCGAAAAGGGCGGAGATCGTGAGCGCCCGCGCGTCAAGTCGCTCGGCGAGTTGCTGGCCGAGGAAAAGGCCTATGAGGACTGGATCAAGCGCGGCACGCCGGGCGGGATCGATTTCTCGTATGACATGCTGCCGTCCGAAGCGCTGGCCAAGGGCATGCAGATCGAAACGATCCTGACCAAGGCGCTGATGTCGACGGGTGCGGGTTTCGCGCCCGAAAGCGTCCGCATGCCCGGCTTTGTCGAAGCCGCCACGCGGCCGCTGCAGCTCATCGACATCATCCCGATGTCACCGATCGGCCAGGCCGCCGTCAAATACATGGAAGAAACCACCCGCACCCATGGCGCGGCGGAGAAAGCCGAAGGCGCGGCCTATGGTGAAAGCGAGTTTGCGTTCACCGAGCGCTCCTCGGACGTGCGCAAGATCACCGACAGCCTGCCGGTGACCGATGAGCAGCTCGAAGATGTCCTGATGATGCAGGGCTACATCAACGGGCGTCTGACCTTCGGACTGCGCCAGCGGCTCGACACCCAGGCCTATGTGGGCAATGGCACCGCGCCCAATCTGCGCGGCATCGTCAACGTCTCGGGTATTCAGACCCAGGCCAAGGGCGCCGATCCGGTGCCGGACGCCTTTTTCAAGGCGATGACCAAAATCCGCACGGTCGGCCGCGCCATCCCCACGCACCACGTCATGCACCCCACCGACTGGCAGGGCGTGCGGCTGCTGCGCACCACGGACGGCGTTTACATCTGGGGTTCGCCCAGCGAGGCCGGGCCGGAGCGCATGTGGGGCCTACCTGTCGTCCAGAACGAAGCCCGCGCCGCCGGCTCGGGCATGGTGGGCTCGTTCCAGCCGGCCTGGATCAGTGCGTTCGAACGCAAGGGCGTCGATATCCAGGTGGGTTATGTCGGCACCCAGTTCGCCGAAGGCAAGCGCACGGTGCGCGGCGACATGCGCGTGGCGCTTGTCATCTTCCGCCCCGCCGCGTTCTGCGACGTTACGGGCCTCTGA
- a CDS encoding HK97 family phage prohead protease encodes MTTETKTLTVKEMDDKGHGLAKIATLSAVDHDGDTYEPGAFSWKSGGEQWAQILPAHNRSAMPLGKARVYEDGDAAFAELHLNLGSEAGKEWHSALKFDLEKGVAIQEWSYGFETIDHSKEMREGQEIRVLKRLDVHEVSTVVRGAGVGTGTLSLKNRGGFAERIDQVIDEIDDIIERAGSIKGLREAEGRPMSAARIEQLARLKAKMDALLSGDDADADVAKSIAQAEAAAAAFFTRDARRRFGR; translated from the coding sequence ATGACGACTGAAACGAAAACGCTGACCGTCAAGGAAATGGACGACAAGGGGCACGGCCTGGCCAAGATCGCCACCCTGTCGGCCGTCGATCATGACGGCGATACCTACGAGCCCGGTGCATTCTCCTGGAAGAGCGGCGGCGAGCAGTGGGCGCAAATCCTGCCGGCCCACAATCGCTCCGCCATGCCGCTGGGCAAGGCGCGGGTCTATGAGGATGGCGATGCCGCCTTTGCCGAGCTGCACCTCAACCTCGGATCGGAGGCCGGCAAGGAATGGCATTCGGCCCTCAAGTTCGACCTGGAGAAAGGCGTGGCCATCCAGGAATGGTCCTACGGCTTCGAAACGATCGACCACAGCAAGGAGATGCGGGAAGGCCAGGAAATCCGTGTGCTCAAGCGGCTCGATGTCCATGAGGTCTCGACCGTGGTGCGCGGCGCCGGGGTGGGCACGGGCACTCTGTCGCTCAAGAACCGGGGCGGGTTCGCCGAGCGGATCGACCAGGTGATCGACGAGATCGACGACATCATCGAGCGGGCCGGCTCGATCAAGGGCCTGCGCGAAGCCGAAGGGCGTCCGATGAGCGCGGCGCGCATCGAACAGCTTGCCCGCCTCAAGGCCAAGATGGATGCACTTCTGTCCGGCGATGATGCCGACGCCGATGTCGCGAAGTCGATCGCCCAGGCCGAGGCGGCGGCAGCGGCCTTTTTCACACGCGACGCGCGCCGCCGTTTCGGCCGCTAG